CAAGCAGCGAATAACCCCATTTTTTATCTACCCTGGCCATAGCCGTACCATTCAATTCGCGGAAGGCCGTGCCATATACATATCCATCGGCGGCGTTGCGGTAATTATGCGCCATCTTACCGCTGAGGCGGAAAACATAGTGCCAGTCATTTTTGTGATAGGAGAGGCCGAGGGAGGAACCGATCATACCATTGTTTGTCTGGTATTCTGAAATGAAGTTGCCTTTGAGCCTACCGTCTTCCCCGGTAGGGAGGTCGGGGATCATGTTTATCACGCCCGCTATGGCATCAGAGCCGTAAGTAAGACTTGCCGGGCCTTTTACGACTTCAACTCTGCCTATACCATATTGATCTACTTCAATACCATGCTCATCTCCCCATTGCTGACCTTCCTGGCGAACCCCATCGTATAAGGTTAATACCCTGTTATAACCGAGTCCCCTGATAAAAGGTTTGGAAATATTGGGACCGGTGGTCACTGCGGACACCCCGGGTATGGATTTCGTAATTGCATCGATGAGATTGGTATTCAAATGAGTGGTCATCTCTTTTTTGGTAATAACAGAGATAGGGACGGGGTTCTTCCTAACAGTGGTGGCACGGGTCACACCGGTCACGATCACCTCATTGAGGTGAGTGGTCTGGAGCGAATCCGTTTGGGCAAAAGAAGCCGTGCTACAGAGTATGAGCACTGCAGTTAGAAATCTAAGCATCTATATTTAATTTTCACGAATGTATTTTTTTAATTTTTCATTTCAAGAATTAATTTTTAGACCAGACTAAATTATAGGGTAATAAAGAAAACACCTACCTTTGCATTATACAAATAACAGATCGGCGATTATGTCTAAGAAGAACGTCTTTTTAATCACCTTTTTCGTGCTTTTGGCCATAGCCTTTATGGGATACTCCGGCTACGTGATCAGAGGAGAACAGGGTGATTTCTTCGGCAGAGAAAAACTGCCAGTACTGGGAACAAACGGCCATATTGTGGGGGGCTTTTCATTTACCAATCAGGAGGGCCGTACCATCACAGCCAAAGATGTGGAAGGCAAAATATATGTAGCAGAATACTTTTTTACCACCTGTACCGGCATCTGCCCAAAGATGAACAAGAACATGGAGAAAGTATATGCTAAATATAAAAACGAACCTAAGTTCAGAATCCTCTCCCACACAGTAGATCCTGAGAATGATAGTGTCCCTGTGTTAAAGAAATATGCTGAAGAACACGGCGCCGACCCATCTAACTGGTGGTTTCTGACCGGTTCTAAAAAAGAATTATACAAACTTGCGAGGCAAGGTTATCTTGTAGATGACGGTACCTATGCCGGAGACGAAGACTTTGTGCATACTCAATGGTTCGCTCTCGTAGATGGCGATGGTCGCATACGGGGATTATACGAAGGCACAAAAGCCAATGACGTAGACAAGCTGATCGTCGATATCGACAGACTGCTAAAGGAATAATTATGGACATCACGCACAAAACACATATTACAGAACTGCTGAGATCGAGCAAACTCAGCATCACAGATACGCGGTTAAAGATCCTGGAACTGTTCATGGAGAGTAATGGCGCACTGGAACATAGTAGTTTTGAAAAACTGGCCGGTCAGTCTTTTGACCGTGTGACCGTGTATCGCACTTTGCAAACTTTTCTTGATAAGGGATTGATCCATACCATTCCCACTACCGATACCAGTATTAGGTATGCCCTGTGCAAATCTGATTGTTCAGAACATGATCATCACGATCACCATATCCATTTCAGATGTGAGAATTGTGGGACTACGATCTGCCTGGATGAAACGGAGATCCCCGTGATACAGCTACCAAAAGGATATACTGCGCATAACGTAGATGTGGTGGTAAGTGGGGTATGTAAAGAATGTAAATAGCCAGCCGCAGGCCAGCTATTAATAAAAAAAACGCTAATGCTTCAGGCATTAGCGTTTTTTTTATTTGATTTAAATCTTTTCGATCTCGGACTGTACAAAATCTGCCAGTTCCTTCACATAAGCAGGAGAGAAGTCGAACTTTATCCCCGCCGCCTTATACAACTCCGGCAATGTCCGGGTACTACCCAGGCTCAACGCCTTCACATAGTTATCAAGTGCCTGCTGCTTATTTTCCTTGTATTGTTTCCACATCGCAATCGCACCCAGCTGCGCAATTCCATATTCAATATAATAGAAAGGTACTTCGAACAGGTGTAACTGACGCTGCCAGCTAGCTGCCCTGGATTCTTCCAGTCCGGTGAAGTCAACTGTATGGGTTGAGAACTCTTCCAGTATAGACACCCAGGCTGCTGTTCGCTCTTCTACAGTATGCTGCGGATGCTCATACACCCAGTGCTGGAACTTATCGATGGTGGCAATCCATGGGAAAATCACAATCGCTCTTTCCAGCTGTTGCAGTTTTGCACGGCGCAGTTCATCCGGATTACTGAAGAAGATATTCCAGTGATCCATAGTAAACAGTTCCATACTCATAC
This Chitinophaga sancti DNA region includes the following protein-coding sequences:
- a CDS encoding SCO family protein yields the protein MSKKNVFLITFFVLLAIAFMGYSGYVIRGEQGDFFGREKLPVLGTNGHIVGGFSFTNQEGRTITAKDVEGKIYVAEYFFTTCTGICPKMNKNMEKVYAKYKNEPKFRILSHTVDPENDSVPVLKKYAEEHGADPSNWWFLTGSKKELYKLARQGYLVDDGTYAGDEDFVHTQWFALVDGDGRIRGLYEGTKANDVDKLIVDIDRLLKE
- a CDS encoding Fur family transcriptional regulator, with product MDITHKTHITELLRSSKLSITDTRLKILELFMESNGALEHSSFEKLAGQSFDRVTVYRTLQTFLDKGLIHTIPTTDTSIRYALCKSDCSEHDHHDHHIHFRCENCGTTICLDETEIPVIQLPKGYTAHNVDVVVSGVCKECK